The following proteins come from a genomic window of Larimichthys crocea isolate SSNF chromosome XV, L_crocea_2.0, whole genome shotgun sequence:
- the dnajc5aa gene encoding dnaJ (Hsp40) homolog, subfamily C, member 5aa isoform X1 — protein MAEQQRQRSLSTAGESLYHVLGVEKVATTDDIKRSYRKLALKFHPDKNPDNPEAADKFKEINNAHAILNDPTKRNIYDKYGSLGLYVAEQFGEENVNTYFVLSSWWAKALFVFCGLATGCYFCCCLCCCCNCCCGKCKPRPREGQDQEFYVSPEDLEAQLQSDERVEAGGDPIMLQPSATETTQLTADGHHSYHTDTGFN, from the exons ATGGCTGAACAGCAGAGGCAGCGCTCTCTGTCCACCGCCGGTGAGTCTCTCTACCATGTGTTGGGAGTCGAGAAAGTGGCCACGACGGATGATATTAAGAGATCTTACAG GAAACTGGCGTTGAAGTTCCACCCTGACAAGAATCCTGACAATCCAGAGGCAGCTGATAAGTTCAAGGAGATCAACAACGCTCATGCAATCCTGAACGACCCCACAAAGCGTAATATTTACGACAAATATGGCTCCCTGGGTCTATATGTGGCTGAGCAGTTTGGAGAGGAGAACGTCAACACTTACTTTGTCCTTTCAAGCTGGTGGGCGAAG GCTCTGTTTGTATTCTGCGGCCTGGCCACCGGCTGCTACTTCTGTTGctgcctgtgctgctgctgtaactgcTGCTGTGGAAAATGTAAACCACGGCCTCGAGAGGGCCAGGACCAGGAATTTTATGTGTCCCCCGAGGACCTGGAGGCTCAGCTGCAGTCTGACGAAAGAG TAGAGGCTGGAGGTGACCCTATAATGCTGCAACCATCAGCCACAGAGACGACCCAGTTAACAGCGGATGGGCACCACTCCTACCACACTGACACCGGCTTCAACTAA
- the ppdpfa gene encoding pancreatic progenitor cell differentiation and proliferation factor A — MAAIPSSGSLIATHDYYRRRLGSASSSSSCGSAEYTGEVIPHHPGLPRQDSGHWWTSFFFAKPNQPGMQNGSENHKNGTYTVANGQVTCIAREMVLKRQLSESSENGKSEPTSPPPTSS, encoded by the exons ATGGCAGCAATTCCATCAAGTGGCTCCCTCATCGCCACCCATGATTACTATAGAA GGCGTCTCGGGTccgcctccagcagcagctcctgtggCAGTGCAGAGTACACAGGGGAGGTCATTCCACACCATCCAG GACTTCCAAGGCAGGATTCCGGTCACTGGTGGACTTCATTCTTCTTCGCAAAACCGAACCAGCCCGGCATGCAGAACGGATCTGAAAATCACAA aaaCGGAACCTACACAGTGGCCAACGGTCAGGTGACCTGCATCGCCAGAGAAATGGTTTTAAAAAGACAACTCAGTGAAAGCAGCGAAAACGGAAAGTCCGAACCGACGAGCCCTCCACCAACTTCCTCCTAG
- the LOC104933330 gene encoding tumor protein D54-like yields the protein MNRPGFGGASSSLSFSSRVTENGCSPSDLTEEDLDGLRIELSQMEDEIQTLRQVLLVKEKCAADIRRQLGMSPLNNLKQNLSKGWQDVQTSGPYLTASATLDDISHSDIYVRTRQGLSHAGQVTSSALSNMGMVITRRVAEMRALPLPSPPRTLSHNMSVPSMRHSSTFKSFEDMVGSVKDKVTGSPSNNADSFGFERKSRHRT from the exons ATGAACCGACCAG GTTTTGGTGGGGCTTCATCGTCCCTGAGCTTCTCCTCGAGGGTAACAGAAAACGGATGCTCACCCTCAGATCTAACAGAGGAGGACTTGGACGGTTTACGGATTGAACTTTCACAG ATGGAGGATGAAATTCAGACCTTGCGACAGGTGCTGTTGgtcaaagaaaaatgtgcagCAGACATCCGGAGGCAGCTCGGTATGAGTCCACTCAATAACCTCAAACAGAACCTGTCCAAAGGCTGGCAGGACGTCCAGACTTCAGGCCC ATATCTCACAGCCTCTGCCACTTTGGACGACATCAGTCACTCTGACAT CTATGTGAGGACACGCCAGGGTCTCTCCCATGCAGGCCAGGTGACATCATCTGCACTGTCCAATATGGGCATGGTCATCACCAGGAGAGTGGCAGAGATGAG AGCTCTGCCTCTCCCGAGCCCGCCACG CACCCTGAGCCACAACATGAGTGTACCGTCTATGAG ACATTCTTCCACGTTCAAGTCTTTTGAAGACATGGTTGGCAGTGTGAAG GACAAGGTGACAGGAAGTCCGTCGAATAATGCTGACTCGTTTGGGTTTGAAAGAAAATCACGTCACAGGACATGA
- the dnajc5aa gene encoding dnaJ (Hsp40) homolog, subfamily C, member 5aa isoform X2, producing MAEQQRQRSLSTAGESLYHVLGVEKVATTDDIKRSYRKLALKFHPDKNPDNPEAADKFKEINNAHAILNDPTKRNIYDKYGSLGLYVAEQFGEENVNTYFVLSSWWAKALFVFCGLATGCYFCCCLCCCCNCCCGKCKPRPREGQDQEFYVSPEDLEAQLQSDEREAGGDPIMLQPSATETTQLTADGHHSYHTDTGFN from the exons ATGGCTGAACAGCAGAGGCAGCGCTCTCTGTCCACCGCCGGTGAGTCTCTCTACCATGTGTTGGGAGTCGAGAAAGTGGCCACGACGGATGATATTAAGAGATCTTACAG GAAACTGGCGTTGAAGTTCCACCCTGACAAGAATCCTGACAATCCAGAGGCAGCTGATAAGTTCAAGGAGATCAACAACGCTCATGCAATCCTGAACGACCCCACAAAGCGTAATATTTACGACAAATATGGCTCCCTGGGTCTATATGTGGCTGAGCAGTTTGGAGAGGAGAACGTCAACACTTACTTTGTCCTTTCAAGCTGGTGGGCGAAG GCTCTGTTTGTATTCTGCGGCCTGGCCACCGGCTGCTACTTCTGTTGctgcctgtgctgctgctgtaactgcTGCTGTGGAAAATGTAAACCACGGCCTCGAGAGGGCCAGGACCAGGAATTTTATGTGTCCCCCGAGGACCTGGAGGCTCAGCTGCAGTCTGACGAAAGAG AGGCTGGAGGTGACCCTATAATGCTGCAACCATCAGCCACAGAGACGACCCAGTTAACAGCGGATGGGCACCACTCCTACCACACTGACACCGGCTTCAACTAA
- the LOC104938232 gene encoding glucose-induced degradation protein 8-B homolog, whose product MMSYAEKPEDITKEEWMDKLNNVHIQRADMNRLIMNYLVTEGFKEAAEKFRMESGIEPSVDLDSLDERIKIREMILKGQIQEAIALINSLHPELLDTNRYLYFHLQQQHLIELIRLRETESALEFAQTQLAEQGEESRECLTEMERTLALLAFDNPEESPFGDLLNMMQRQKVWSEVNQAVLDYENRESTPKLAKLLKLLLWAQNELDQKKVKYPKMTDLSTGTIEDPK is encoded by the exons ATGATGAGTTATGCTGAAAAGCCAGAAGACATCACAAAAGAAGAGTGGATGGACAAGCTGAACAATGTGCACATACAGAGGGCAGACATGAACCGGCTCATCATGAATTACCTGGTGACAG AGGGGTTCAAAGAGGCCGCAGAGAAGTTCCGGATGGAGTCTGGGATCGAGCCGAGCGTGGACCTGGACTCTTTGGATGAAAGGATAAAGATTAGAGAGATGATCCTGAAGGGACAGATACAAGAAGCTATCGCGCTCATCAACAGCTTACACCCGGAGCTGCTCGACACCAATCGATACTTGTATTTTCATCTGCAG cagcaacatttgATTGAGCTAATCAGGCTAAGGGAGACTGAGTCAGCGCTGGAGTTTGCCCAGACACAGTTGGCCGAGCAGGGTGAGGAGAGCCGCGAGTGtctgacagagatggagagaacaTTAGCCCTCCTGGCCTTTGACAACCCCGAAGAGTCGCCCTTTGGAGACCTGCTCAACATGATGCAGCGGCAAAAG GTGTGGAGCGAGGTGAATCAAGCTGTGCTGGACTATGAAAACAGGGAGTCGACGCCCAAACTGGCCAAACTCCTGAAGTTACTGCTTTGGGCACAGAACGAGCTCGACCAGAAGAAGGTGAAATATCCCAAAATGACTGACCTCAGCACGGGCACCATCGAGGACCCCAAGTGA